One Streptomyces sp. NBC_00554 DNA segment encodes these proteins:
- a CDS encoding ABC transporter permease, translated as MTTTESNGPVPTEATPQVATASPRTLARQRRRASAARFWKQYRTHRAGVLGLAALGLFALVALTAPLTVGSDVQSVTNAPGGPMESPSAEFPLGTDQFGRDLLGLVVWGARVSLLVGLLAAVLSVAIGALIGITAGHFRGWFATVMMRITDWFLVMPTLVLAIALATVMSRSLGTIILAIGVTTWPTTARLVRAQTLAVESRPYIERAKALGGGHWHIMSRHVLPNVMPLVLAQTTLIISSAILAEATLAFLGLGDPTVVSWGGLLQDAREAGAVSAGKWWYLVPPGIAIAGVALAFTLCGRAVESVLNPKLGVAR; from the coding sequence ATGACCACAACAGAGTCGAACGGGCCGGTGCCGACCGAAGCAACCCCGCAAGTGGCGACAGCGAGCCCGCGCACACTGGCCCGGCAGCGCCGCCGAGCCTCCGCCGCCCGCTTCTGGAAGCAGTACCGCACCCACCGGGCAGGCGTCCTCGGCCTCGCCGCCCTCGGCCTCTTCGCGCTCGTCGCGCTGACCGCACCGCTGACCGTCGGCTCCGACGTGCAGAGCGTGACGAACGCGCCGGGCGGTCCGATGGAGAGCCCGAGCGCCGAATTCCCGCTGGGGACCGACCAGTTCGGGCGTGATCTGCTCGGGCTCGTGGTGTGGGGCGCCCGGGTGTCCCTGCTCGTCGGGCTGCTCGCCGCCGTGCTCTCCGTCGCGATCGGCGCACTCATCGGGATCACCGCGGGACACTTCCGGGGCTGGTTCGCGACCGTGATGATGCGGATCACGGACTGGTTCCTGGTCATGCCGACCCTCGTCCTCGCGATCGCGCTGGCGACCGTGATGTCCCGTTCGCTCGGCACGATCATCCTGGCGATCGGTGTCACGACCTGGCCGACGACGGCCCGGCTGGTACGCGCGCAGACCCTGGCGGTGGAGTCGCGGCCGTACATCGAGCGGGCCAAGGCGCTCGGCGGCGGGCACTGGCACATCATGTCCCGGCATGTCCTGCCCAACGTGATGCCGCTGGTGCTGGCCCAGACGACCCTGATCATCTCCTCCGCGATCCTCGCCGAGGCGACGCTCGCCTTCCTCGGACTCGGCGATCCGACGGTCGTGTCATGGGGCGGGCTGCTCCAGGACGCGCGGGAGGCGGGCGCGGTCAGCGCCGGGAAGTGGTGGTATCTGGTGCCGCCGGGTATCGCGATCGCGGGGGTCGCGCTGGCGTTCACGCTGTGCGGACGCGCGGTCGAATCGGTCCTCAACCCCAAGCTGGGGGTGGCACGTTGA
- a CDS encoding ABC transporter permease, whose amino-acid sequence MTAEATPSLVEATGGPAEAGPSVRRPRARNRTAYPRYVAGKLGGAAVSLLAVLVTSFFLFRLIPGDPVKYMTGGRQVSAEQLANYRKEFGLDLPMWEQFTDYCAKALTGDLGTSYQFRAPVIDKITEALPNTLLLTGTSFILYTALGIFIGTRSAWRNGGIADRLNTGLALTLYSIPSFWLGLLLIIVFSVGIGPIPGLFPTGGMVSGNGETGFAYVADVAHHLVLPVVTLVAVEYGQTLLVTRSALLDEMGSDYLTTARAKGLRDDLVRRRHAVPNALLPTVTLIFINLGRTVAGVILVETVFSWPGLGGLFYQALSVPDLPLVQGLFFFFAAAVIVMNTLADLIYPLLDPRVGR is encoded by the coding sequence ATGACCGCTGAAGCAACACCCTCGCTGGTCGAGGCGACCGGCGGTCCGGCTGAGGCCGGGCCGTCGGTCCGCAGGCCGCGGGCGCGCAACAGGACCGCCTATCCGCGGTATGTGGCGGGCAAGTTGGGCGGCGCGGCCGTCTCCCTGCTCGCCGTCCTCGTCACCAGCTTCTTCCTCTTCCGGCTCATCCCCGGCGACCCCGTCAAGTACATGACGGGCGGCCGTCAGGTGTCGGCGGAACAACTCGCCAACTACCGCAAGGAGTTCGGGCTCGATCTGCCGATGTGGGAGCAGTTCACGGACTACTGCGCCAAGGCACTCACCGGTGACCTCGGCACGTCGTACCAGTTCCGCGCCCCCGTCATCGACAAGATCACCGAGGCGCTCCCGAACACCCTCCTCCTCACCGGCACGTCGTTCATCCTCTACACGGCGCTCGGCATCTTCATCGGCACCCGCTCGGCGTGGCGCAACGGCGGGATCGCCGACCGCCTCAACACCGGTCTGGCGCTGACCCTTTACTCCATCCCGTCCTTCTGGCTCGGGCTGCTGCTGATCATCGTCTTCTCGGTGGGCATCGGCCCGATCCCCGGGCTCTTCCCGACCGGCGGCATGGTGTCGGGGAACGGCGAGACCGGTTTCGCGTACGTCGCCGATGTCGCCCACCATCTCGTGCTGCCGGTGGTGACGCTGGTCGCCGTCGAGTACGGGCAGACCCTGCTCGTGACGCGTTCGGCGCTGCTCGACGAGATGGGCAGCGACTATCTGACGACGGCGCGGGCCAAGGGCCTGCGGGACGACCTCGTACGGCGCCGTCATGCCGTGCCCAACGCCCTGCTGCCGACCGTGACGCTGATCTTCATCAACCTCGGCCGGACGGTCGCGGGCGTCATCCTCGTCGAGACCGTCTTCTCCTGGCCGGGCCTGGGCGGGCTCTTCTACCAAGCGCTCAGCGTGCCCGATCTGCCCCTGGTTCAGGGACTGTTCTTCTTCTTCGCGGCGGCGGTGATCGTGATGAACACGCTGGCCGATCTGATCTATCCGCTGCTGGATCCACGGGTGGGCCGATGA
- a CDS encoding DUF397 domain-containing protein — MAEGQDNDVETQAEDVKARKEREKNELYALDISGVEWQSAPGTEEHEERVEIAYLPEGAVAMRSSLDPDTVLRYTEAEWQAFVLGARDGEFDLEPAPHNGGVPAE; from the coding sequence ATGGCCGAGGGACAGGACAACGACGTCGAGACGCAGGCCGAGGACGTCAAGGCGCGCAAGGAGCGGGAGAAGAACGAGCTCTACGCCCTCGACATCTCCGGCGTCGAGTGGCAGAGCGCGCCGGGTACCGAGGAGCACGAGGAGCGCGTCGAGATCGCGTATCTGCCGGAGGGGGCCGTGGCCATGCGGTCGTCGCTCGACCCCGACACCGTGCTTCGGTACACGGAGGCGGAGTGGCAGGCGTTCGTGCTCGGGGCGCGGGACGGGGAGTTCGATCTGGAGCCCGCGCCGCACAACGGTGGCGTGCCGGCCGAGTAG
- a CDS encoding SCO5717 family growth-regulating ATPase, translated as MNSDRDGNRGGWATPGDDHSDAESAVETTGEFTIDYAPPAWYTQNASGGSGASGGTEGSEGSDEESSEPDPEPERQPEPATAEPSPPAALPGPGPGGPTALPNFSAGGFQPQWSPPPAAVPAPPVVASSGEGGGEADADSENGDLESGATMRISPVALKREFAERAGASPAPDPVPASAEVVVEPEVVVTPSVEPEAEPEPEPEAESESESEETFSADAEDGAGNDVDPDEEAEVEAEAEAEVAASDAGDASDEAVAPETADIADVVELHATADGDAADDDVPPGPDSADTEPQDADAQDVQPQDVQPQDTKLHDAEPHDAAPHHVEPQDAEPQDVEPEAVSDAADAVQDAPPAWAPPPLPQGGLPPLPPAYQPAAPAPAAQWPASTEPAAADAAQAPVPPQTHAAAPAPGQPFQPPAPAPAPGRPFQQAPPPTTPQPGQPFQPPAPQPAAPAWPSPSAPVSTGPAQAPAPVYPPAVENPVPAPPQAPAPVPQGSYGFPQPSVPAPSPTPQGSYGFPQPGAPALAPGPAPAAPNPPAPASGYGFPQQGAPAIPQPPAPQPGYGFPPQQPAPQAPNSPAPQAGYGFPNQPPAPQAPNSPAPQAGYGFPNQPAQPTQPVPPADPRPPLPPTQAPPPYPQQGQPQPQPGQPPAPQQYEAQPPQGPAVPPAPQAHAPVDPRAGTAWPQPVQHDQRQPTNPGAAPLGYTAAVELSSDRLLNNKRQKAKSGRPAAASSRFKLGGKKEEAERQRKLDLIRTPVLSCYRIAVISLKGGVGKTTTTTALGSTLATERQDKILAIDANPDAGTLGRRVRRETGATIRDLVQAIPYLNSYMDIRRFTSQAASGLEIIANDVDPAVSTAFNDEDYRRAIDVLGKQYPIILTDSGTGLLYSAMRGVLDLADQLIIISTPSVDGASSASTTLDWLSAHGYADLVSRSITVISGVRETGKMIKVEDIVSHFETRCRGVITVPFDEHLAAGAEVDLDMMRPKVREAYFNLSAMVAEDIARHQQSHGLWTSDGNPPPVAAPPLPGQQYQQGPGQQYQQAPGQPAPGQPAPGQAPPAHHPPQQPHPGQPYPPQPGQPYPPHPGQGYPQQPGQGYPQQPGQAYPPPQGQPYPQPGQPFQPPAPPQQ; from the coding sequence GTGAACAGCGATCGGGACGGGAACCGCGGGGGCTGGGCCACACCCGGCGATGACCACTCCGACGCGGAGTCCGCCGTCGAGACGACGGGCGAGTTCACTATCGACTACGCGCCGCCGGCCTGGTACACGCAGAACGCGTCGGGGGGTTCGGGGGCTTCGGGGGGCACGGAGGGTTCGGAGGGTTCGGACGAGGAGTCCTCGGAGCCGGACCCCGAGCCCGAGCGCCAGCCCGAGCCCGCGACGGCGGAGCCGAGTCCTCCCGCCGCGCTGCCTGGGCCGGGTCCCGGTGGGCCGACGGCTCTGCCGAACTTCTCCGCGGGTGGGTTTCAGCCCCAGTGGTCGCCGCCGCCTGCCGCCGTTCCGGCTCCGCCGGTTGTCGCTTCTTCCGGCGAGGGTGGGGGCGAGGCGGACGCCGACTCCGAGAACGGGGATCTTGAGAGTGGCGCCACGATGCGGATCTCCCCTGTCGCTCTGAAGCGTGAATTCGCGGAGCGGGCTGGTGCGTCTCCGGCGCCGGATCCGGTACCGGCTTCGGCTGAGGTTGTGGTCGAGCCTGAGGTCGTGGTCACCCCGTCGGTCGAGCCCGAAGCGGAGCCCGAGCCCGAGCCCGAAGCAGAGTCCGAGTCCGAGTCCGAGGAGACCTTCTCGGCGGACGCGGAGGACGGCGCCGGCAACGACGTAGACCCGGACGAAGAAGCCGAGGTCGAGGCCGAGGCCGAAGCCGAGGTGGCCGCCTCCGACGCGGGTGATGCGTCCGACGAGGCGGTTGCCCCGGAAACTGCGGACATCGCAGACGTTGTGGAACTGCACGCCACAGCCGACGGCGATGCGGCCGACGACGACGTGCCCCCGGGGCCCGACTCGGCGGACACCGAGCCCCAGGATGCCGACGCTCAGGACGTTCAGCCTCAGGACGTTCAGCCTCAGGACACGAAGCTCCATGACGCGGAGCCTCACGACGCCGCGCCCCACCACGTAGAGCCCCAAGACGCAGAGCCCCAGGACGTAGAACCCGAAGCCGTATCCGACGCGGCTGATGCCGTTCAGGACGCTCCCCCCGCGTGGGCTCCGCCGCCGTTGCCCCAGGGTGGGCTGCCTCCGTTGCCGCCCGCCTATCAGCCTGCGGCGCCCGCCCCCGCCGCGCAGTGGCCGGCGTCCACCGAACCCGCGGCGGCCGACGCCGCTCAGGCGCCGGTCCCGCCCCAGACGCATGCGGCCGCACCGGCACCGGGCCAGCCGTTCCAGCCGCCGGCACCGGCCCCTGCACCCGGCCGGCCGTTCCAGCAGGCCCCGCCCCCCACCACCCCCCAGCCGGGCCAGCCGTTCCAACCGCCCGCCCCCCAGCCCGCGGCACCGGCGTGGCCCTCCCCCAGCGCGCCCGTTTCCACCGGCCCGGCGCAGGCGCCCGCGCCGGTGTACCCGCCCGCCGTCGAGAACCCGGTTCCGGCGCCGCCGCAGGCTCCGGCTCCCGTACCGCAGGGCAGTTACGGGTTCCCGCAGCCCAGCGTTCCGGCCCCGAGCCCCACCCCGCAGGGCAGCTACGGATTCCCGCAGCCCGGCGCCCCCGCGCTGGCCCCCGGTCCGGCTCCGGCGGCGCCCAACCCGCCTGCCCCGGCATCGGGTTACGGCTTCCCGCAACAGGGCGCACCCGCGATTCCGCAGCCCCCGGCCCCGCAGCCGGGATACGGCTTCCCTCCGCAGCAGCCCGCGCCGCAGGCACCCAACTCCCCTGCACCGCAGGCCGGTTACGGCTTCCCGAACCAGCCGCCCGCCCCGCAGGCACCCAACTCCCCCGCACCACAAGCGGGTTACGGCTTCCCGAACCAGCCCGCGCAGCCCACGCAGCCCGTACCCCCCGCCGACCCGCGTCCCCCGCTCCCGCCGACGCAGGCGCCCCCGCCGTACCCGCAGCAGGGGCAGCCGCAACCGCAGCCGGGCCAACCGCCCGCGCCGCAGCAGTACGAGGCACAGCCCCCGCAGGGTCCCGCCGTTCCGCCCGCCCCGCAGGCGCACGCGCCGGTCGACCCCCGTGCCGGAACGGCCTGGCCGCAGCCCGTGCAGCACGACCAGCGCCAGCCCACCAACCCCGGTGCCGCCCCTCTCGGGTACACGGCGGCCGTGGAGCTCTCCTCCGACCGGCTGCTCAACAACAAGAGGCAGAAGGCCAAGAGCGGTCGTCCGGCTGCCGCCTCTTCGCGGTTCAAGCTCGGGGGGAAGAAGGAGGAGGCCGAGCGGCAGCGGAAGCTGGACCTGATCCGGACGCCGGTGCTGTCGTGCTACCGGATCGCCGTCATCAGCCTCAAGGGCGGCGTGGGCAAGACGACCACGACCACCGCGCTCGGGTCGACGCTCGCCACCGAGCGGCAGGACAAGATCCTCGCGATCGACGCCAACCCGGACGCGGGTACGCTCGGGCGCCGCGTGCGCCGCGAGACCGGGGCCACCATCCGTGACCTCGTCCAGGCGATCCCGTACCTCAACTCGTACATGGACATCAGGCGGTTCACGTCCCAGGCCGCCTCCGGCCTGGAGATCATCGCCAATGACGTCGACCCGGCCGTGTCGACCGCGTTCAACGACGAGGACTACCGGCGCGCGATCGACGTACTGGGCAAGCAGTACCCGATCATCCTGACCGACTCCGGCACGGGTCTGCTGTACAGCGCCATGCGCGGTGTGCTCGACCTCGCCGACCAGCTCATCATCATCTCCACGCCGTCGGTCGACGGTGCGAGCAGCGCCAGTACGACGCTGGACTGGCTGTCGGCGCACGGGTACGCGGATCTCGTCTCCCGGTCCATCACCGTCATCTCGGGTGTGCGGGAGACCGGCAAGATGATCAAGGTGGAGGACATCGTCTCCCACTTCGAGACGCGGTGCCGGGGCGTCATCACCGTGCCCTTCGACGAGCACCTGGCCGCGGGCGCCGAGGTCGACCTCGACATGATGCGGCCCAAGGTCCGGGAGGCGTACTTCAACCTCTCCGCGATGGTGGCCGAGGACATCGCGCGCCACCAGCAGTCCCACGGGCTCTGGACGTCGGACGGCAACCCGCCGCCGGTGGCCGCGCCGCCGCTGCCCGGTCAGCAGTACCAGCAGGGGCCGGGGCAGCAGTATCAGCAGGCCCCGGGCCAGCCGGCCCCCGGACAGCCGGCACCGGGTCAGGCCCCGCCCGCTCACCACCCCCCGCAGCAGCCTCACCCTGGGCAGCCGTATCCGCCGCAGCCCGGTCAGCCCTACCCGCCGCACCCCGGTCAGGGCTACCCCCAACAGCCCGGACAGGGCTACCCGCAGCAACCGGGACAGGCCTATCCGCCGCCGCAGGGACAGCCGTACCCCCAGCCCGGTCAACCCTTCCAGCCGCCGGCACCCCCTCAGCAGTAA
- a CDS encoding ABC transporter substrate-binding protein yields MNRQHQHGRRLLRLIAAAGAAALTLTAGLATPLNPAPQQAQAKADKNVLTVAVAQSVDSLSPFLASRLVSTSIHRLMYEYLTNYDPADNHAIPGLATKWEPSADKLTWTYTIRSDSKWSDGEQATAEDAAWTFNKMMTDDGAATANGSFVGNFKKVTALSPTELVIELKKPQATMAALDVPIVPKHVWEKVGDFSKYNNDKSFPVVGNGPFILTDYKADSYVRLKANKSFWRGSPKFDELVFKYYKDNDAAVAALQKGEVSFTFGLTPAQAATLGTQKNIKVNDAPGRRFYALAVNPGAQAKNGQKFGDGHESLLDEKVRQALFMAVDRKALLDKVFQGHAVEGAGYIPPRFAEYFWKPSASQVLSYDPAEAAQLLDQAGYKKNGDGKRVGKNGKPIDYRVLCHATDPNDKAVGQYLKEWWGELGIGVTLNCLDNVTDPWLAGTYDLAFDGWSANPDPDFLLSIQTCGALPATPKDTGATDNFICDRQFDDLYGQQLAEYDTAKRADLVKQMQSRLYDTGYMNVMAYPNAVEAYRTDQIGSIETMPKAAGNIYGQDGYWSWWSAVPAASSGESSDGSSSTGVIIGIVAGVAVLVGAGAFFAMRRRSTAEDRE; encoded by the coding sequence ATGAACAGACAGCATCAGCACGGCAGAAGGCTCCTGCGGCTCATTGCCGCCGCGGGCGCCGCGGCGCTCACCCTCACCGCCGGTCTCGCGACCCCACTCAACCCGGCTCCCCAGCAGGCGCAGGCCAAGGCGGACAAGAACGTCCTCACCGTCGCGGTCGCGCAGAGCGTCGACTCGCTGAGCCCGTTCCTGGCGAGCCGTCTGGTCAGTACGAGCATTCACCGGCTCATGTACGAGTACCTGACCAACTACGACCCCGCGGACAACCACGCGATCCCGGGACTCGCCACCAAGTGGGAACCCTCGGCGGACAAGCTCACCTGGACCTACACGATCCGCTCCGACTCCAAGTGGTCGGACGGCGAGCAGGCCACCGCCGAGGACGCGGCCTGGACCTTCAACAAGATGATGACCGACGACGGCGCGGCCACGGCCAACGGCAGCTTCGTCGGCAACTTCAAGAAGGTCACGGCCCTCAGCCCCACCGAACTCGTCATCGAGCTGAAGAAGCCGCAGGCCACCATGGCCGCGCTCGACGTGCCGATCGTGCCCAAGCATGTCTGGGAGAAGGTCGGGGACTTCTCGAAGTACAACAACGACAAGAGCTTCCCCGTCGTCGGCAACGGACCGTTCATCCTCACCGACTACAAGGCCGACAGCTACGTACGGCTCAAGGCCAACAAGAGCTTCTGGCGCGGCTCGCCCAAGTTCGACGAGCTGGTGTTCAAGTACTACAAGGACAACGATGCCGCCGTCGCCGCCCTGCAGAAGGGCGAGGTGTCCTTCACCTTCGGTCTGACGCCCGCTCAGGCGGCCACCCTCGGGACCCAGAAGAACATCAAGGTCAACGACGCGCCGGGCCGCCGCTTCTACGCGCTCGCCGTCAACCCGGGCGCCCAGGCCAAGAACGGGCAGAAGTTCGGCGACGGGCACGAGTCGCTGCTCGACGAGAAGGTGCGGCAGGCGCTGTTCATGGCCGTCGACCGCAAGGCCCTCCTCGACAAGGTCTTCCAGGGCCACGCGGTCGAGGGCGCCGGATACATCCCGCCGCGCTTCGCGGAGTACTTCTGGAAGCCGTCCGCGAGCCAGGTCCTGTCGTACGACCCTGCCGAGGCGGCCCAACTCCTCGACCAGGCGGGCTACAAGAAGAACGGTGACGGCAAGCGCGTCGGCAAGAACGGCAAGCCGATCGACTACCGCGTCCTGTGCCACGCCACCGACCCGAACGACAAGGCGGTCGGACAGTACCTGAAGGAGTGGTGGGGCGAACTCGGCATAGGGGTCACCCTCAACTGCCTGGACAACGTGACCGATCCCTGGCTCGCGGGCACGTACGACCTCGCCTTCGACGGCTGGTCCGCCAACCCCGACCCCGACTTCCTCCTGTCGATCCAGACCTGCGGCGCGCTCCCGGCGACCCCCAAGGACACGGGTGCGACCGACAACTTCATCTGCGACAGGCAGTTCGACGACCTGTACGGGCAGCAGCTCGCCGAGTACGACACCGCCAAACGGGCGGATCTCGTCAAGCAGATGCAGTCGCGGCTGTACGACACCGGGTACATGAACGTCATGGCGTACCCGAACGCGGTCGAGGCCTACCGCACCGACCAGATCGGGTCGATCGAGACGATGCCCAAGGCCGCGGGCAACATCTACGGCCAGGACGGTTACTGGAGCTGGTGGTCGGCGGTTCCTGCGGCCTCCTCCGGTGAGTCCTCCGACGGTTCGAGCTCGACGGGGGTCATCATCGGCATCGTCGCGGGCGTCGCCGTCCTCGTGGGCGCCGGGGCGTTCTTCGCGATGCGGCGCCGCTCGACCGCCGAGGACCGCGAGTAG
- a CDS encoding polyribonucleotide nucleotidyltransferase, whose protein sequence is MENETHYAEAVIDNGSFGTRTIRFETGRLARQAAGSAVAYLDDDTMVLSATTASKKPKENLDFFPLTVDVEERMYAAGKIPGSFFRREGRPSEDAILTCRLIDRPLRPSFKKGLRNEIQVVATIMALNPDHLYDVVAINAASASTQLAGLPFSGPIGGVRVALINGQWVAFPTHTELEDAVFDMVVAGRALEDGDVAIMMVEAEATEKTIQLVAGGAEAPTEEVVAAGLDAAKPFIKVLCRAQADLAAKAAKPTGEFPVFLDYQDDVLEALTAAVKSELSQALTIAGKQDREAELDRVKEIAAEKLLPQFEGREKEISAAYRSLTKSLVRERVIKDKVRIDGRGVTDIRTLAAEVEAIPRVHGSALFERGETQILGVTTLNMLRMEQQLDTLSPVTRKRYMHNYNFPPYSVGETGRVGSPKRREIGHGALAERAIVPVLPTREEFPYAIRQVSEALGSNGSTSMGSVCASTMSLLNAGVPLKAAVAGIAMGLISQEIDGQTHYVALTDILGAEDAFGDMDFKVAGTKEFVTALQLDTKLDGIPASVLAAALKQARDARLHILDVMMEAIDTPDEMSPNAPRIITVKIPVDKIGEVIGPKGKMINQIQEDTGADITIEDDGTIYIGAQQGSQAEAARATINSIANPTMPEVGERYLGTVVKTTTFGAFVSLLPGKDGLLHISQIRKLAGGKRVENVEDVLAVGSKVQVEIAEIDSRGKLSLIPVVEGEEGDDKKDDTDK, encoded by the coding sequence GTGGAGAACGAGACCCACTACGCCGAGGCCGTTATCGACAACGGTTCCTTCGGCACCCGCACCATCCGCTTCGAGACGGGCAGGCTGGCCAGGCAGGCCGCCGGCTCCGCCGTCGCGTACCTGGACGACGACACCATGGTGCTGTCGGCCACCACCGCTTCCAAGAAGCCCAAGGAAAATCTCGACTTCTTCCCCCTCACGGTGGACGTCGAGGAGCGGATGTACGCCGCCGGCAAGATCCCCGGCAGCTTCTTCCGCCGCGAGGGCCGTCCCTCCGAGGACGCCATCCTCACCTGTCGCCTGATCGACCGCCCGCTGCGCCCGTCCTTCAAGAAGGGCCTGCGCAACGAGATCCAGGTCGTCGCGACGATCATGGCGCTCAACCCCGACCACCTGTACGACGTCGTGGCGATCAACGCCGCCTCCGCGTCCACCCAGCTGGCCGGTCTGCCCTTCTCCGGCCCGATCGGCGGCGTCCGCGTCGCGCTGATCAACGGCCAGTGGGTCGCGTTCCCGACGCACACCGAGCTCGAGGACGCCGTCTTCGACATGGTCGTCGCGGGCCGCGCCCTGGAGGACGGCGACGTCGCGATCATGATGGTCGAGGCCGAGGCCACCGAGAAGACCATCCAGCTGGTCGCGGGCGGCGCCGAGGCGCCGACCGAAGAGGTCGTAGCCGCTGGTCTGGACGCCGCGAAGCCCTTCATCAAGGTGCTCTGCAGGGCTCAGGCCGACCTCGCCGCGAAGGCCGCGAAGCCGACCGGCGAGTTCCCGGTCTTCCTCGACTACCAGGACGACGTCCTGGAGGCCCTCACCGCCGCGGTCAAGAGCGAGCTCTCCCAGGCGCTCACCATCGCCGGCAAGCAGGACCGCGAGGCCGAGCTGGACCGCGTCAAGGAGATCGCCGCCGAGAAGCTGCTCCCGCAGTTCGAGGGTCGCGAGAAGGAGATCTCCGCCGCGTACCGCTCGCTGACCAAGTCCCTGGTGCGCGAGCGCGTCATCAAGGACAAGGTCCGCATCGACGGCCGAGGCGTCACGGACATCCGTACGCTCGCCGCCGAGGTCGAGGCCATCCCGCGCGTGCACGGCTCGGCGCTGTTCGAGCGTGGCGAGACCCAGATCCTGGGCGTCACCACCCTGAACATGCTCCGCATGGAGCAGCAGCTGGACACCCTCTCCCCGGTGACCCGCAAGCGCTACATGCACAACTACAACTTCCCGCCGTACTCCGTCGGTGAGACCGGCCGCGTCGGCTCCCCGAAGCGCCGCGAGATCGGCCACGGCGCGCTCGCCGAGCGCGCGATCGTGCCGGTCCTGCCGACGCGCGAGGAGTTCCCCTACGCGATCCGTCAGGTGTCCGAGGCCCTCGGCTCCAACGGCTCGACGTCCATGGGCTCGGTCTGCGCCTCCACCATGTCGCTGCTCAACGCCGGCGTGCCCCTCAAGGCCGCCGTCGCCGGTATCGCCATGGGTCTGATCTCCCAGGAGATCGACGGCCAGACGCACTACGTCGCCCTCACCGACATCCTCGGTGCGGAGGACGCCTTCGGTGACATGGACTTCAAGGTCGCCGGCACCAAGGAGTTCGTCACCGCCCTCCAGCTCGACACCAAGCTGGACGGCATCCCGGCCTCCGTCCTGGCCGCGGCCCTCAAGCAGGCCCGCGACGCCCGCCTCCACATCCTCGACGTGATGATGGAAGCGATCGACACGCCGGACGAGATGTCCCCGAACGCCCCGCGGATCATCACGGTCAAGATCCCCGTGGACAAGATCGGTGAGGTCATCGGCCCGAAGGGCAAGATGATCAACCAGATCCAGGAGGACACCGGCGCCGACATCACGATCGAGGATGACGGCACGATCTACATCGGTGCCCAGCAGGGCTCGCAGGCCGAGGCCGCGCGCGCCACGATCAACTCGATCGCCAACCCGACCATGCCGGAGGTCGGCGAGCGCTACCTGGGTACGGTCGTCAAGACCACCACCTTCGGTGCGTTCGTGTCGCTGCTCCCGGGCAAGGACGGACTGCTGCACATCTCGCAGATCCGCAAGCTCGCCGGCGGCAAGCGCGTGGAGAACGTCGAGGACGTACTCGCCGTGGGCTCCAAGGTCCAGGTCGAGATCGCCGAGATCGACTCCCGCGGCAAGCTCTCCCTGATCCCCGTGGTCGAGGGCGAAGAGGGCGACGACAAGAAGGACGACACCGACAAGTGA
- the rpsO gene encoding 30S ribosomal protein S15, which translates to MSLDAATKKQLISEFGQKEGDTGSPEVQVAMLSRRISDLTEHLKTHKHDHHSRRGLLILVGQRRRLLQYLAKKDIQRFRALVDRLGIRRGAAGAK; encoded by the coding sequence GTGTCGCTCGACGCCGCAACGAAGAAGCAGCTCATCAGCGAGTTCGGTCAGAAGGAGGGCGACACCGGCTCCCCCGAGGTCCAGGTCGCCATGCTTTCGCGCCGGATCTCGGACCTGACCGAGCACCTCAAGACCCACAAGCACGACCACCACTCCCGCCGTGGTCTGCTGATCCTGGTCGGTCAGCGCCGTCGCCTGCTGCAGTACCTCGCCAAGAAGGACATCCAGCGCTTCCGTGCGCTGGTCGACCGCCTGGGCATCCGCCGCGGTGCGGCGGGCGCCAAGTAA